A stretch of the Perca flavescens isolate YP-PL-M2 chromosome 3, PFLA_1.0, whole genome shotgun sequence genome encodes the following:
- the lpar6a gene encoding lysophosphatidic acid receptor 6a translates to MYNDTIQQGVGNQSTNNSCDKNDGFKYPLYSTIFSIVFVVGLITNVVAMYIFTCSLKLRNETTTYMMNLVVSDLLFVCTLPLRVFYFINQNWPFGSTLCKVSVSLFYTNMYGSMLFLTCISVDRFLAIVYPFRSRALRTKRNAKIVCVAVWVLVLSGSLPTGFLLETTSQEKSKNNSTFCFENFSSNQWKAHLSKVVIFIETVGFIIPLLLNVCCSIMVLHTLRRPQTISRGGKLNKTKILRMIVVHLLIFCFCFIPYNVNLVFYALVRTKTLTGCSVESVVRTIYPIALCIAVSNCCFDPIVYYFTSETIQNSFKRKSQVSRTYDAKFSEALQSETSSNLQCSLRTLKAKVFHNESSV, encoded by the coding sequence ATGTACAACGATACCATCCAGCAAGGGGTGGGAAATCAGTCGACAAACAACTCCTGCGACAAGAACGATGGTTTCAAGTACCCGTTGTACAGTACTATCTTCAGCATTGTGTTTGTGGTGGGACTGATCACCAATGTCGTGGCCATGTACATATTTACCTGCTCTCTGAAGCTGAGGAACGAGACCACGACCTACATGATGAACCTGGTGGTGTCCGACCTGCTGTTTGTCTGCACGCTGCCCCTGAGGGTCTTCTACTTCATCAACCAGAACTGGCCTTTCGGAAGCACGCTCTGCAAGGTCTCCGTCTCACTCTTCTACACCAACATGTACGGCAGCATGCTGTTTCTCACCTGCATCAGCGTGGATCGCTTTCTGGCCATTGTGTACCCTTTTCGCTCGAGGGCGCTCAGGACCAAGCGCAACGCTaagattgtgtgtgttgctgtatgGGTGTTGGTGCTGTCTGGGAGTCTCCCCACAGGCTTCCTGTTGGAAACCACCTCACAGGAGAAGAGCAAGAACAACTCCACTTTCTGCTTTGAGAACTTCTCCTCCAATCAGTGGAAAGCGCATCTGTCCAAGGTGGTGATCTTCATAGAGACAGTGGGCTTCATCATCCCGCTTCTGCTCAACGTCTGTTGCTCCATCATGGTGCTGCACACCCTGCGTCGCCCCCAAACCATCAGCCGTGGCGGGAAGCTGAACAAAACAAAGATCCTGCGCATGATAGTTGTGCACCtcttaattttttgtttttgcttcatCCCCTACAACGTAAACTTGGTTTTCTACGCTCTGGTCCGCACTAAAACGTTAACGGGCTGCTCTGTGGAGTCGGTGGTCCGGACGATCTACCCAATAGCCCTCTGCATTGCTGTGTCCAACTGCTGCTTTGATCCCATTGTTTACTATTTCACTTCGGAGACCATCCAGAACTCCTTCAAGAGGAAGTCTCAGGTCAGCCGTACCTATGACGCCAAGTTCTCAGAGGCCCTGCAGTCAGAAACCAGCTCCAACCTGCAGTGCAGCCTGAGGACTCTCAAGGCGAAAGTCTTTCACAATGAGTCTTCAGTGTGA